The proteins below come from a single Nocardiopsis gilva YIM 90087 genomic window:
- a CDS encoding DUF418 domain-containing protein produces MTGYGTCVQDGVRTSSRGAPLTPPCAWGRFTRWRSAQGAAAQPWAEGVHTSGDTPGIALTLFAPQAIACHWGLRRRPYGPVEWLLRAWTNLSLPRWKGSAVR; encoded by the coding sequence ATGACGGGTTACGGGACCTGCGTCCAGGATGGTGTTCGCACCTCGAGCAGGGGTGCCCCGTTGACCCCGCCTTGTGCGTGGGGCCGGTTCACCAGATGGCGATCAGCGCAAGGGGCCGCAGCGCAGCCCTGGGCCGAGGGTGTCCACACTTCGGGGGACACCCCCGGGATCGCCCTGACCCTGTTCGCTCCGCAGGCCATCGCCTGCCACTGGGGGCTCCGACGCCGCCCCTACGGACCCGTCGAATGGCTGTTGCGGGCCTGGACCAACCTCAGTCTGCCCCGATGGAAGGGCAGTGCCGTGCGATGA